Within Anolis sagrei isolate rAnoSag1 chromosome 3, rAnoSag1.mat, whole genome shotgun sequence, the genomic segment TCCCACTCTGACCTCTCATTCTTTGTTCTAAAAAGGCGCCTGCATAATATACATGAAAGGGAAGCCTGGGAATTAACATTCATAGGGCCATGGCAAATAAAGGACAATAGCTTAAATAGACAAGGatcttgaattcttgccttgttaTAACAATAGTCCATAACCACCTGCTGGTTGTTATATTTTTCTATGCTAAAAGAGTTCTGAATGGGTTATGAGTTCAAGCAGAGCTTGGCaaggttactttttggattacaacttctaGAATATCCCAAACAACATAATTGCTAACCCGGCCTGACTGGGAAGAAGAGTTCCAAAAGCAGTGTTTCCAAAATATAATCTAAACTGATAGAAACTTGCACATACAACTGCCTTTGGTCTGAATTATGGTGGGGATGATGACgacatttatttgtaccccacctttctctcaagTTGACTTGGAgttttaaaaagaacaataaaaacatagaaaaagtgaaagttaaaatacaattaaacgaTTCACAGTATTAAAGAAGTTCCAAGCTACATTTAAAAAGATAGAATTCAATTGAATAAATAGCTATTAAAACAGTTAAGTTTAAAATAATATAGCACACTTATCCTGCTCTCCAAAAACTTTCAACTTTAAAGGCTTGGTGGAATAAAAAGGATTTTGCCTGCTGATGGAAGATCAGCAAGGAAGGAACCATTCTAGCTTTCCTGGGAAAAGTTGCCAGAGTTCAGGGCCAGTCACCAATTGGGTCCTGTCCTCACATCTTCACCAGACAGCTTGTGGTTGTTATGGGACTAACAGAAGAAACTTTCCTGATGATTACGGGGCCTGGACATCAGTAATGTtatttaaggacctcatcacattgaggtgtAACTTGTGGGTGACAGTGGGGGAATTTGCTATGGATTATGGTAAATCTGGTGTAGGGTGTGGGGAACCCTTCACCCCACATTAACTGCATTGCTCTTACCTCAACCCACGGGGGTAAGTATCGTTGCCTGGCTTCCTCCTATTCCCGCTGGTGCCTCTTATGATGGTTTCACCCCACTTCAGGCATGGAGTCCTCTGGAAGTATatctacattgtgtgatgggatcTGGCAGGCTTTGTGCCTGAAGTGAGGTGAAACTGGCATAGGAcgggcaattttgcccatgtgatgaggtcacaagATGTTGTTCCTGTTGTGTGTCTTGAAGTATTTTCCATGATACATTCTGAGTACTTTTTGACCTAAACAAAATTGTATCATGTGGAAATAAGCTGCCAAGCCAGCTTTCATTCTGTTTACAAAATCCCAGCCATTTATCTTGGTCCACAAGGAATGTCACTGTCATGGTTTTGGAGTTCTCAATGAAAGGCAGGGTGATTGTGTTCCTCAGATAGTGCCACTGCAAGGATTATTTCACTTGTAATTATTCTGTTGGATTCAAATTAATCCTAACCTATTTGTCTCTCCCCATTCTCTTTTTGCAGGCAGTGATGGCTTTGTGGTTTTGAACTGAAACCAGTAGTACATGCTATTGAAGGCTCATGTGCCTGAGGAATGGTCATGAATGGGTGTCAAGATCTAGACAGCTTGTGAGAATGCCTCGACCTGCTAATTTACCCCTCTTTCAAATCACATTTCTTTTGCTCTTTTTGTGCTGGGATGTATTGAGTCGGGCTTTGCCCATTGGTCCAGATTATTTGCAGCGCGGCTGGCAGCGGCTCTTGGAGGAAGGAGAGAGCTGTGTGGAATGCAAGTTGGAGGACTGTCCCACCCCAAGGGGCTGTCTTGCTGGGGTGGTGCTGGATGCCTGTGACTGTTGCTGGGAATGCGCCAATCTTGAGGGACAGATCTGTGACTTAGACAATACTAACCACTTCTATGGCAAGTGTGGGGATCATTTAGAATGCCGCCTTGATTCTGGGGACCTGCGACATGGAGAGGTGCCTGAACCGCAATGTACTTGCCAGTCTAACCAAGCTCTCTGTGGCTCTGATGGCAAAACATATGCCCAAATCTGCAAATTCCAAGAAGTGTGTAACTCTCATCCTGAAACTAATCTTACCATAACTCACAAAGGACCTTGTGAATCAGGTAATGTCCAGCATTGGCTCTCTCTATATTTTCACATGAAATCACAAGTTGATGTTCTAAAAATAGTAAAACAGTTATTTCTCTATTCTCACATCCCACAAACAAGGGGCAGCTGGTAACACAAAGAGATTGACAGCTAAAACTGGAAAAGAATTCATAGGGAAATACCATAGTCATACATACCCTATTTGTCTATCTGAGTCAGATGGATAAATTGATAGATTCCATGCAGGTAGTAGAAGGAATTCAGGGTGTTGGGAATAAAGAAATGGGAGCATGACAGCGCATCAGGAGAGAAAAACTGAATGTCATTAGACTGCATTTCCTATCAACCTTA encodes:
- the KAZALD1 gene encoding kazal-type serine protease inhibitor domain-containing protein 1; this encodes MCLRNGHEWVSRSRQLVRMPRPANLPLFQITFLLLFLCWDVLSRALPIGPDYLQRGWQRLLEEGESCVECKLEDCPTPRGCLAGVVLDACDCCWECANLEGQICDLDNTNHFYGKCGDHLECRLDSGDLRHGEVPEPQCTCQSNQALCGSDGKTYAQICKFQEVCNSHPETNLTITHKGPCESEPHIILPPYDIWNITGQDVVFGCEVFAYPMASIEWRKEGLDMLLPGDDPHISVQFRGGPQKYEVTSWLQIQGVRVTDEGTYRCFARNNIGQVAALANLLVLTPDQLNMTKLVLPKTSNHRLDEDMESDESYDYY